From a single Lolium rigidum isolate FL_2022 chromosome 7, APGP_CSIRO_Lrig_0.1, whole genome shotgun sequence genomic region:
- the LOC124677922 gene encoding UDP-glycosyltransferase 73C6-like — METSTARPHFVLVPWIGSISHIAPLTDIGCLLASHGASVAIITTPANASLVQSRVDRVTPLGAVIAVTAIPFPTAEAGLPDGCERLDLIPSPAMVPSFFKANKKFGEAVAQYCSRDAPRRPSCIISGMCNTWTLPMARELGVPCYIFHGFGAFALLCIDHLYRQGRHEAIASAEELVDISVLQQPFDCKILGRQLPPHFLPSTSIGSGLMQEVREFDLAVDGVVVNSFDELEHGSAALLAAAAGKEVLAVGPVSLCCAPSLNPQGDDARRCMAWLDGKKAKSVVYVSFGSAGCMPPAQLMQLGMALVSCPWPVMWVIRGADSLPDDVKAWLDENTDADGVADSKCLVVRGWAPQVAVLAHPAVGGFMTHCGWGSTLESVAAGVPMVTWPLFAEQFVNEKLIVDVLGIGVSVGVTKPTENVLTAGKLGTDVAKAEVEAEQVKSALERLMDEGEGMRRKALELKVKANSALEKGGSSYNNLEKLIQSSV, encoded by the coding sequence ATGGAGACCTCCACAGCAAGGCCTCACTTTGTGCTCGTCCCATGGATCGGAAGCATCAGCCACATCGCCCCCTTGACGGACATCGGCTGCCTCCTCGCCTCACATGGAGCGTCGGTCGCCATCATCACGACGCCCGCCAACGCGTCGCTCGTCCAGAGCCGTGTAGACCGCGTCACGCCGCTCGGCGCGGTGATCGCGGTCACCGCGATCCCCTTCCCGACCGCCGAAGCAGGCCTGCCGGACGGGTGCGAGAGGCTGGACCTGATCCCGTCCCCCGCCATGGTGCCTAGCTTCTTCAAGGCCAACAAGAAGTTCGGCGAGGCGGTGGCGCAGTACTGCAGCCGGGACGCCCCACGCAGGCCGAGCTGCATCATCTCCGGGATGTGCAACACGTGGACGCTGCCCATGGCGCGTGAGCTCGGCGTGCCTTGCTACATCTTCCACGGCTTCGGCGCGTTCGCCTTGCTGTGCATCGATCACCTCTACAGGCAAGGGCGGCACGAGGCGATCGCGTCCGCAGAGGAGCTCGTGGACATCTCGGTGCTGCAGCAGCCGTTCGACTGCAAGATCCTCGGCAGGCAGCTGCCTCCCCATTTCCTGCCGTCCACTTCCATAGGGAGCGGGCTGATGCAAGAAGTCCGGGAGTTCGACCTGGCCGTGGACGGCGTCGTGGTGAACAGCTTCGACGAGCTGGAGCACGGCtccgcggcgcttctcgcggcgGCCGCAGGCAAGGAAGTTCTCGCCGTGGGGCCGGTATCGCTGTGCTGCGCGCCTAGCCTCAACCCGCAGGGCGACGACGCGAGGCGGTGCATGGCGTGGCTGGACGGCAAGAAGGCCAAGTCCGTGGTGTACGTCAGCTTCGGCAGCGCCGGGTgcatgccgccggcgcagctcatGCAGCTCGGCATGGCTCTCGTCTCGTGCCCATGGCCTGTCATGTGGGTTATCAGGGGCGCCGACTCGCTGCCCGACGACGTCAAGGCGTGGTTAGATGAGAACACCGACGCCGACGGCGTCGCGGACAGCAAGTGCCTTGTAGTGCGCGGGTGGGCGCCGCAGGTGGCCGTGCTCGCGCACCCGGCGGTGGGCGGGTTCATGACGCACTGCGGGTGGGGATCGACTCTGGAGAGCGTCGCTGCCGGTGTGCCCATGGTCACCTGGCCTCTGTTCGCCGAGCAGTTCGTCAACGAGAAGCTGATCGTGGACGTGCTCGGCATCGGGGTCTCCGTCGGCGTGACGAAGCCGACGGAGAACGTCTTGACCGCTGGTAAACTTGGCACCGACGTGGCGAAGGCGGAAGTCGAAGCGGAACAAGTGAAGAGCGCTCTGGAGAGGCTGATGGATGAAGGGGAGGGCATGAGGAGGAAGGCTCTGGAGCTCAAGGTGAAAGCAAACTCTGCTTTGGAGAAGGGAGGATCGTCGTACAACAATTTGGAGAAACTGATTCAGTCTTCTGTTTGA